CCACAATTGACAAAAATAAGACATAAAGGAATGAAAAAAGTCCTTTTCCGCAGCATACGTATGTTTACGAGAACCTTTTTGAAATTTTTTCTTTACCATTTCATTTTCTTGTAGCTTCCTAACGCTTGTACTCATACTCGGTTTACTCATGCCGAGTTCTTCGCGCATTTCATCGAGATTCATTTGCTCTTTAAAATACATGGTTGCATAAAGCTTCCCTGCGGCTGGTGTTACACCATACACATCCATCGTTTCTGCGATGGTTTCGATAACATAACCTTTTGCTTCTTCCAATTTTTCTCGTGCTATTTCATCATGAGATGCAGCCATTGTCTTCCCTCCTTTAAAATAAAGTGAACCTTCAATAATTGGGGTTTTCATTCATCCCCCACTGATGATTAGTACCGTAATGGTATCGCCTAAATAACCTCTGAACGAATCGAGCATTTAGGTGCTGTTATCTTCCACAAGACTCGTTGCTGGACAGATTATCCAACTCCTGAAGTGAGAGCCTTACAGCACCTTATATGTGGGATAGATTCGTTCAATACGTTAAATATATATTTTACAAACTTAATGTTAACGCATCAATAAAATATGTCAAATGCAATCTTCACCGGTTTAAAGATTTTTTTGCTATTCAACATTTAAATTTCATTTTTTATTTTGACAATTCTAATCATAGCATGTTATGTTAAAAATGTTAAGAACGTTAAATAAAAATTTAACAAATTTAATAAAACTGGAGGGAGAATAGTGAATTTCAAACAAAATTTTATCAATGGCAAATGGGTGCCCTCTCATACAAGCAACAAACGTGATATTATGAACCCATTTAACCAAGAAATCATTGCTCAAGCGACAGAGAGCGATGAAACGGATACAAGATATGCCATAGCTGCTGCAAGAGAAGCATTTGATAAAGGAGAATGGTCGAGGACATCAGCAACAGAACGTAGTAAAAAGTTACATACGATAGCGAGCTTCATCGAACGAGATAATGAAGAACTAGCTCAGTTGGAAACCCTCGATACAGGCAAAACACTTGATGAGAGTCGCGGCGATATGGAGGATATAGCTGGTGTATTTCGTTATTATGCCGAATTAGCAGATAAACATGGCGGAGAAGTTATCGACTCTCCTATTCCAAACACCATTAGCAAAGTAGTTTACGAGCCTGTTGGTGTTTGTGGTCAAATTACGCCATGGAATTATCCACTATTACAAGCCTCATGGAAAATAGCGCCAGCACTAGCTGCAGGAAATACATTAATTATGAAGCCAAGCGAAATAACACCATTAACAACAGTAAAAGTTTTTGAATTAATGGAAGAAGCCGGGCTGCCAAACGGTGTTGTCAACCTCGTACTAGGGAAGGGAAATACCGTTGGCGCTGAACTATCATCTAACCAGGAAGTAGATTTAATTTCTTTTACGGGGGGAATTAATACCGGAAAGAAAATTATGCAGTCGGCTAGTTCAAATGTAAAAAAACTTGCTCTCGAATTAGGTGGAAAAAACCCCAATATTATTTTCGCCGATGCCGATTTAGATATAGCAGTTGATCAAGCATTACATGCGGTTTACTTTCATGCGGGGCAGATTTGTTCTGCCGGTACAAGAATCATTGTTGAAGAAAAGATTCATGATTCCTTTGTTGAACCTTTAGTTGAACGGGTAAAAAACATCACGTTAGGAAGTGGATTTGAATCTTCTACCCAAATGGGACCACTTATTTCTAAAGAACATTTGCATAAAGTAATCCAATATGTCGAAAACGGAAAAAAAGAGGGCGCAGTAATAGCTGTCGGTGGAAAACAGCCTGATGCTCCTGAATTAAAGGATGGATTCTTTTACTTACCTACCGTGCTTACGAATTGCACATCTGATATGAGTGTCGTGCAAAACGAAGGATTTGGACCTGTAATAACAATAGAAACATTCACATCCGAACAAGAAGCCGTTCAGTTAGCCAATGATTCTATCTATGGTCTATCTGGGGGTGTGTGGACGAAGGATATTGCCAAAGCAGAACGCTGTGTTGCCAAAATGCGAATGGGTACCGTTTGGATGAATGATTATAATGTCTATTTCCCACATGCACCTTGGGGCGGGTTTAAGCAATCTGGCATTGGTCGCGAACTTGGTAAAGCAGGACTAGAAGAATATCAAGAAGCAAAGCATGTATTTCAAAATTTACGACCAAAAGCGCTGAACTGGTTCTAAAGAAAGCTCGATTAACCAAAGGGACATAAACTATTACCTAATGGAAGTGAATTTGTCCACATCGTTCGCTTAAAAAGCTTACAAAAAGTACAAACAATAGGAGGCTCATTCATGGGTTTAAATATGAAAATTGAAC
This genomic interval from Virgibacillus pantothenticus contains the following:
- the cudC gene encoding choline uptake/conversion transcriptional regulator CudC is translated as MAASHDEIAREKLEEAKGYVIETIAETMDVYGVTPAAGKLYATMYFKEQMNLDEMREELGMSKPSMSTSVRKLQENEMVKKKFQKGSRKHTYAAEKDFFHSFMSYFCQLWDREAKMNMEAIKQAEFTLDQIFEDENVSSELIEEAREIYDQLEQSKVYYRWLERLVASIRSEEIYEFLPKNP
- the betB gene encoding betaine-aldehyde dehydrogenase; the encoded protein is MNFKQNFINGKWVPSHTSNKRDIMNPFNQEIIAQATESDETDTRYAIAAAREAFDKGEWSRTSATERSKKLHTIASFIERDNEELAQLETLDTGKTLDESRGDMEDIAGVFRYYAELADKHGGEVIDSPIPNTISKVVYEPVGVCGQITPWNYPLLQASWKIAPALAAGNTLIMKPSEITPLTTVKVFELMEEAGLPNGVVNLVLGKGNTVGAELSSNQEVDLISFTGGINTGKKIMQSASSNVKKLALELGGKNPNIIFADADLDIAVDQALHAVYFHAGQICSAGTRIIVEEKIHDSFVEPLVERVKNITLGSGFESSTQMGPLISKEHLHKVIQYVENGKKEGAVIAVGGKQPDAPELKDGFFYLPTVLTNCTSDMSVVQNEGFGPVITIETFTSEQEAVQLANDSIYGLSGGVWTKDIAKAERCVAKMRMGTVWMNDYNVYFPHAPWGGFKQSGIGRELGKAGLEEYQEAKHVFQNLRPKALNWF